A genome region from Deltaproteobacteria bacterium HGW-Deltaproteobacteria-2 includes the following:
- a CDS encoding excinuclease ABC subunit UvrA, which translates to MGAIRIKGASQHNLKNISLDIPRDEFVIITGVSGSGKSSLAFDTIYAEGQRRYVESLSTYARQFIGQMDKPDVESIEGLSPAIAIEQRTASHNPRSTVGTVTEIYDYFRLLYAGIGVCHCYRCGREIKSQTIDSILESVLSLPVNTNFSIMAPLVRGKKGEFQKELKKLQKEGFARVRIDGEVRDLAEEIVLEKNKRHDIDLIVDRLVLKEGLRKRLRDSLEIAASRADGLVRIVTSGGQETLFSEKYACPDCGISMPALTPRMFSFNSPYGACPDCNGLGSRMHFSVYLVVPDTGLSLREGAIAPWAGRSSLYYYSILDALSAHYGFDVDTPFNKLPEKIQNILLYGSGKENIKFYHDRPNKRYFSHRPFEGAINQLERRWKETASTAVRNDLIRYIDSSACDACHGARLKKEVLAVTVGGKNIYELCQMSIRECFNFFEQLVLSPQERNITERIIKEIKNRLQFLLNVGMDYLSLERSTLSLSGGESQRIRLATQIGSGLMGVLYVLDEPTVGLHQRDNLRLIDTLKKLRDMGNTVLVVEHDADMILSCDHIVDMGPGAGTQGGEIVFQGTPGEILLSNESLTGRYLSGKESIALPPTRRPLTGRYIILEGATENNLKNIDIKIPVGLFTAVTGVSGSGKSTMIIETLYKVMARRLNQHNGSMGKIKKVVDLGDIERVIMINQQPIGRTPRSNPVTYTGIFSFIRDLFANLPEARMRGYKPGRFSFNVKGGRCEACEGNGMIKIEMHFLPDVYVTCDVCRGKRFNSDTLDIKYKDKNIADILDMTVNQALQFFSNIPSIKSHLQMLYEVGLGYVHLGQSATTLSGGEAQRIKLARELGKKVNSNTLYILDEPTIGLHFADIQKLLDVLIRLVDMGNTMVVIEHNLDIIKCADYVIDLGPEGGSGGGRIIASGTVEKVAQEGKSATGQFLQKIISA; encoded by the coding sequence ATGGGTGCAATAAGAATCAAAGGTGCTTCCCAGCATAATTTAAAAAATATAAGTTTAGACATTCCTCGCGATGAGTTTGTCATTATTACCGGTGTAAGCGGTTCGGGTAAATCATCGCTTGCTTTCGACACAATCTATGCCGAAGGTCAAAGGCGATATGTGGAATCGCTTTCCACTTACGCGCGTCAGTTTATCGGGCAAATGGATAAGCCGGATGTCGAATCCATTGAGGGTTTATCGCCAGCTATAGCTATCGAGCAGCGCACAGCCAGCCATAATCCGCGTTCGACGGTAGGCACCGTCACCGAAATCTATGATTATTTCCGTTTACTTTACGCCGGCATAGGTGTTTGTCATTGTTACCGGTGCGGACGAGAGATTAAATCACAGACAATTGACAGTATTCTGGAGAGTGTTCTTTCACTTCCGGTTAATACAAACTTCAGCATTATGGCGCCGCTTGTCCGCGGGAAAAAAGGCGAGTTCCAGAAAGAACTAAAAAAGCTCCAGAAAGAAGGATTCGCGCGCGTCCGCATCGATGGAGAGGTTCGGGATCTGGCGGAAGAAATTGTTCTGGAAAAGAATAAGCGTCACGATATCGATCTCATTGTTGACCGACTGGTTTTGAAAGAAGGCCTGAGGAAAAGATTGCGTGATTCTCTTGAGATTGCAGCCAGCCGAGCGGATGGCCTTGTGCGTATAGTTACCTCCGGTGGACAAGAAACACTTTTCAGCGAAAAATATGCTTGTCCCGATTGCGGAATAAGCATGCCTGCGCTTACTCCCCGCATGTTTTCTTTCAATAGTCCTTATGGTGCATGTCCTGATTGCAATGGCCTTGGCTCCCGTATGCACTTTTCGGTGTATCTGGTTGTGCCTGATACCGGATTGTCTTTGAGGGAAGGAGCAATTGCGCCCTGGGCCGGCCGAAGTTCTCTCTACTATTATAGTATTTTGGATGCGTTGAGCGCTCACTACGGTTTTGATGTTGATACGCCTTTTAATAAATTGCCGGAAAAAATTCAGAACATTCTTCTTTACGGATCGGGTAAAGAAAATATTAAATTTTATCATGATCGTCCGAATAAAAGATACTTTTCTCACCGGCCTTTTGAGGGAGCGATTAATCAATTGGAACGACGCTGGAAAGAAACGGCTTCGACCGCGGTGCGCAATGATTTGATTCGCTACATTGATTCGAGCGCATGCGATGCCTGTCATGGTGCGCGTTTAAAAAAAGAAGTACTTGCCGTTACAGTTGGTGGGAAAAATATTTATGAGCTTTGCCAAATGTCCATCCGCGAGTGTTTCAATTTTTTCGAACAGCTGGTACTGTCTCCTCAGGAAAGGAATATTACCGAAAGAATAATAAAAGAAATTAAAAATCGACTTCAGTTTTTGCTCAATGTCGGCATGGATTATTTAAGCCTGGAGAGATCGACTTTGTCTTTATCGGGAGGGGAAAGTCAACGCATCCGGCTGGCTACACAAATCGGTTCCGGCTTGATGGGAGTTTTGTATGTGCTTGATGAGCCAACCGTCGGACTGCACCAGAGAGATAATTTGCGCCTGATTGATACTTTGAAAAAACTGCGCGATATGGGCAATACCGTACTGGTTGTGGAACATGACGCCGATATGATCCTTTCCTGCGATCACATTGTGGATATGGGCCCTGGTGCCGGAACACAGGGAGGAGAAATTGTTTTTCAAGGAACTCCCGGGGAAATTTTGCTAAGCAATGAATCGCTCACCGGTAGATATTTATCGGGTAAAGAATCCATCGCGCTGCCGCCAACAAGACGTCCACTTACCGGAAGATATATAATTTTAGAAGGAGCAACTGAAAACAACCTCAAGAATATTGATATTAAAATACCTGTAGGACTATTTACAGCGGTAACAGGGGTATCAGGTTCCGGCAAAAGCACAATGATCATTGAAACTCTTTATAAGGTGATGGCGCGTCGTTTGAATCAACATAATGGATCAATGGGGAAAATTAAAAAAGTTGTCGACTTAGGTGATATTGAACGGGTCATCATGATTAATCAACAGCCCATCGGACGCACTCCTCGATCTAATCCGGTAACTTATACGGGAATCTTTTCTTTTATCCGCGATCTTTTTGCCAATCTTCCCGAAGCTCGGATGCGCGGCTATAAACCTGGTCGATTCAGTTTTAACGTGAAAGGCGGCCGCTGCGAAGCCTGTGAAGGTAACGGCATGATCAAGATAGAAATGCATTTTCTACCGGACGTTTATGTAACTTGCGACGTTTGCCGCGGTAAACGATTCAATTCCGATACGCTGGATATTAAATACAAAGATAAAAATATTGCCGATATTTTGGATATGACGGTCAATCAGGCGTTGCAGTTTTTTTCCAATATCCCGTCGATTAAATCACATCTGCAAATGCTCTATGAGGTTGGTTTAGGCTATGTTCACTTGGGACAGTCGGCGACCACTCTTTCCGGCGGAGAAGCGCAGAGAATAAAACTGGCAAGGGAATTGGGCAAGAAAGTCAACAGTAATACTCTTTATATTCTGGATGAACCTACCATTGGATTGCATTTTGCGGATATTCAGAAGTTGCTGGATGTTTTAATCCGCCTTGTGGATATGGGCAATACGATGGTCGTAATTGAACATAATTTAGATATAATTAAGTGTGCAGATTACGTTATTGATCTCGGACCGGAAGGTGGTTCCGGTGGCGGTAGAATTATCGCCTCTGGTACAGTCGAAAAAGTGGCACAGGAAGGAAAATCTGCAACAGGTCAATTTTTGCAAAAAATTATTTCTGCCTGA
- the mfd gene encoding transcription-repair coupling factor encodes MRKIITKKNKEDIKPLYNLTRQIEEGIKQVNVSGLKGAARSFLISLLFERLEKPLLVICPEEKEAAVVARNLALFLGEGVVFYYPSLDFLTIDMFALQREEELARLEALTSLQVNTGIIVVTSVIALMQKVMPVAQFNQYLQIISTGDTINRDDFCSRLMSGGYKRVGLVEEKGEFSIRGNLIDIFPPAENNPLRLEMVGDEIESIRTFDASSQRSIGQASAFVVPPSSEVMINPQSLELAVRNIRRRAADLALSRETRDSLVDSLGNGLSTSINPIFLPLFYETYDDTGFSYNKLSSLFNYLPTNTLMVLDNPLAINQSMQNAELSIDKLLFKTKNSGKFYLEKENAYIDPASILTNIDRFGQISLEGLNLDQGTESAAAVAFETCQYVCAGDLLAGEIKEDAFLRKTVEKINSWLADGMMILFFCPDQEALHRMKHLLLSYDLPVQTLSENKPTLEIISQWEGKSQLLLLEGEISTSFIIPVMKLACLSEEEIFVKKAPRRRTRPTREGYFLKSFGDLKEGDFVVHTDFGIGVYRGLKKITVRKIENDFLVIEYADSDKLYIPVNSLDRIQRYLGPEGYVPKIDRMGGSSWEAVKEKVKKSVREYAEELVSIYAAREALERKSFTPPDRIYEEFCSTFEFEETPDQVKAIEDIHLDMDDGKPMDRLICGDAGFGKTEVAIRSAFRAVMDGKQVAVLVPTTILAEQHYQTFSRRFNDFPVHVEVLNRFKSVTEQKKIIQELKSQKVDIVVGTHRLLQKDVEFKDLGLVIIDEEQRFGVSHKEKLKKMRTLVDVLTLSATPIPRTLHLSLIGIRDLSIINTPPEDRVSIKTYVLEFDEDAIKTAIEKELSRQGQVFFVHDRVRSIYSIARLIQSLVPQARIEVVHGQMKPAEIEKAMAKFVRQECDVLVCTTIIGSGLDIPTANTIIINRAEKFGLAQLYQIRGRVGRSNQEAFAYLLLPRGAMLSREAMKRLQVIKEFSEPGSGFRIAYNDLEIRGGGNLLGISQSGHISAVGYELYTELMEKTVREIKGEKSTEEELMPEIQLGISAFIPEEYVQDVHHRLVLYKRISLAENEEDIDQIRSELQDCYGKPPQSVDNLLQVINIRNYLKPLKGKKMGYDGKYLYIFFLDTSPVDPAKIISLYRKKIKDLRFTPDCKLFVPAPRLTETQILEQADLLLKMLAQ; translated from the coding sequence GTGCGGAAAATTATTACAAAGAAAAATAAAGAAGATATCAAACCGTTATATAATCTGACCAGACAGATTGAAGAGGGGATAAAACAGGTTAATGTAAGCGGACTAAAAGGTGCCGCTCGGTCCTTTTTGATATCTCTTCTTTTTGAGCGTTTGGAAAAACCTTTGCTTGTTATCTGTCCGGAAGAAAAAGAAGCGGCGGTAGTCGCGCGTAATTTAGCATTGTTTCTGGGAGAAGGGGTTGTATTTTATTATCCGTCGCTTGATTTTCTGACAATTGACATGTTTGCTCTCCAGAGAGAGGAAGAATTAGCCCGTCTGGAAGCGCTGACCAGCCTGCAAGTAAACACGGGAATCATTGTTGTTACGTCCGTGATTGCTTTGATGCAAAAAGTTATGCCCGTTGCCCAGTTTAATCAATATCTACAAATAATTTCTACGGGCGATACAATAAATAGAGATGATTTCTGCTCGCGTCTGATGTCCGGAGGTTACAAAAGAGTCGGCTTGGTGGAAGAAAAAGGTGAATTCAGTATTCGGGGAAACCTTATTGACATATTTCCTCCGGCTGAAAATAATCCTCTGCGCTTGGAAATGGTTGGCGACGAAATCGAGTCTATCAGAACTTTCGACGCTTCTTCTCAACGGTCGATAGGGCAGGCGTCCGCCTTTGTTGTGCCGCCGTCAAGCGAGGTTATGATCAATCCGCAATCACTCGAGTTGGCTGTCCGTAATATTCGACGGCGTGCCGCTGATCTCGCTCTGTCCCGCGAAACTCGCGATAGCCTTGTAGATTCTCTGGGGAATGGATTGTCTACTTCCATCAACCCTATATTTCTGCCGCTGTTTTACGAAACATACGACGATACCGGGTTCTCGTATAATAAACTGTCCAGTCTTTTTAATTATTTACCGACGAATACTCTGATGGTTTTAGATAATCCGCTGGCCATAAATCAGTCGATGCAGAACGCGGAACTAAGCATAGATAAGTTATTATTCAAAACTAAGAATAGTGGCAAATTTTATCTTGAAAAAGAAAACGCTTATATTGATCCGGCCAGTATCTTAACCAACATTGACAGATTCGGGCAGATTTCTCTGGAAGGGCTTAATCTGGATCAGGGAACGGAATCTGCTGCTGCGGTTGCTTTTGAAACCTGCCAATACGTGTGTGCGGGTGATTTGCTTGCCGGTGAAATCAAGGAAGATGCTTTTTTGCGCAAGACGGTGGAAAAGATTAATTCATGGCTGGCCGATGGGATGATGATTTTGTTCTTCTGTCCGGATCAGGAAGCTCTGCATCGGATGAAACATCTGCTTTTATCCTATGATTTGCCGGTTCAGACGTTATCTGAAAACAAACCAACTCTGGAAATTATTTCTCAATGGGAAGGAAAATCTCAGTTGCTTTTATTGGAAGGCGAGATTTCCACAAGTTTTATTATCCCGGTGATGAAGCTGGCTTGTTTGAGCGAGGAAGAAATATTTGTCAAAAAAGCACCCCGCCGACGCACGCGTCCGACACGTGAAGGTTATTTTTTAAAATCCTTCGGGGATTTGAAAGAGGGCGACTTTGTCGTTCATACTGATTTCGGCATTGGTGTTTATCGCGGATTGAAAAAAATTACGGTGAGAAAAATCGAAAACGATTTTCTGGTTATTGAATATGCGGACAGCGATAAACTATACATTCCTGTTAATTCTCTGGACAGGATTCAACGCTATCTTGGCCCGGAGGGGTATGTACCGAAGATAGACCGGATGGGTGGCTCTTCCTGGGAAGCGGTCAAAGAAAAGGTAAAAAAATCAGTGCGGGAATATGCCGAGGAGCTGGTCTCCATTTATGCCGCCCGCGAGGCGTTGGAGAGAAAATCATTTACTCCGCCGGACAGGATTTACGAGGAATTCTGCTCTACCTTTGAATTTGAAGAAACTCCGGATCAAGTCAAAGCAATTGAAGATATTCATCTCGATATGGATGACGGTAAACCCATGGACCGTCTTATTTGCGGTGATGCAGGCTTTGGTAAAACGGAAGTGGCGATTCGTTCGGCTTTTCGTGCTGTCATGGACGGCAAGCAGGTTGCCGTTTTAGTGCCCACGACCATTTTAGCGGAGCAGCATTATCAGACTTTTTCCCGCCGTTTCAATGATTTTCCCGTTCATGTGGAGGTATTGAATCGTTTTAAAAGCGTCACCGAACAAAAAAAGATTATACAAGAGTTAAAAAGTCAGAAGGTGGATATTGTCGTGGGGACACATCGCCTGCTTCAAAAGGACGTTGAGTTTAAAGATTTAGGATTGGTGATAATCGATGAGGAACAACGCTTTGGTGTGTCGCATAAGGAAAAATTAAAGAAGATGCGCACACTGGTCGATGTGCTGACGCTCTCGGCGACGCCGATTCCGCGCACGCTTCATTTATCACTGATCGGCATCAGGGATTTGTCCATTATCAACACGCCACCGGAAGATCGTGTCTCCATAAAAACATATGTTCTGGAATTCGATGAGGATGCGATCAAGACAGCGATAGAGAAAGAATTGTCGCGGCAGGGGCAGGTATTTTTTGTCCATGACCGGGTGCGCTCAATTTATTCTATCGCTCGTCTTATTCAAAGTCTGGTGCCGCAGGCGAGAATCGAGGTTGTTCATGGCCAGATGAAGCCAGCAGAAATTGAAAAGGCAATGGCTAAATTTGTCCGACAGGAATGTGATGTTCTTGTTTGCACTACTATTATCGGTTCCGGTCTGGATATCCCCACGGCTAATACTATAATTATCAACCGTGCCGAAAAATTCGGATTGGCGCAGCTCTATCAAATTCGCGGCAGAGTAGGACGATCCAATCAGGAAGCATTTGCTTATCTTTTATTGCCTCGCGGAGCAATGCTTTCCCGTGAAGCGATGAAAAGACTGCAGGTAATCAAGGAATTTTCCGAGCCGGGATCAGGATTCAGAATAGCTTATAATGATCTGGAAATTCGCGGCGGAGGAAACCTGCTGGGCATTTCCCAATCCGGCCATATTTCCGCTGTTGGTTATGAACTTTATACCGAGTTGATGGAAAAAACTGTTCGGGAAATCAAGGGAGAAAAGAGTACTGAAGAAGAATTGATGCCGGAGATTCAATTGGGAATCTCCGCATTTATTCCGGAAGAGTATGTACAGGATGTTCACCATCGGCTGGTTTTATATAAAAGAATATCTTTAGCCGAAAACGAAGAAGACATTGATCAGATCAGGAGCGAATTACAGGATTGCTACGGTAAGCCACCGCAATCAGTGGACAATTTGCTTCAGGTAATCAACATAAGAAATTATCTTAAACCGCTGAAGGGGAAGAAAATGGGCTATGACGGCAAATATCTGTATATTTTCTTCCTAGATACTTCTCCGGTCGATCCGGCAAAAATTATTTCTCTTTACCGTAAGAAAATTAAAGACTTACGCTTTACGCCGGATTGTAAATTGTTTGTGCCGGCCCCAAGACTCACTGAAACCCAGATATTAGAACAGGCTGATTTATTGTTAAAGATGCTTGCCCAATAG
- a CDS encoding transcriptional regulator produces MDELEKIPIDGFLRLNQIVGRKERKETPREGKPPLPERTEIPPIIPVSKSSWWDGVKTGKYPKSVKLGPNTTVWNVQDIRELIQRISENK; encoded by the coding sequence ATGGATGAATTAGAAAAAATACCGATAGACGGTTTCTTAAGATTAAATCAGATTGTTGGTAGGAAAGAAAGAAAAGAAACCCCGCGAGAAGGAAAGCCGCCGCTGCCGGAGCGCACGGAGATTCCGCCGATCATCCCCGTATCAAAATCGTCCTGGTGGGACGGAGTGAAAACCGGGAAATATCCAAAATCGGTAAAGCTTGGCCCAAACACAACGGTATGGAATGTACAGGATATAAGGGAATTAATACAGAGGATTTCTGAAAATAAGTAA
- a CDS encoding recombinase: MMLKRSWTKLEKYLFLKILQHRRARHNKNMGIKTKSGGGIMKAIGYIRVSTEDQAREGISLDNQESKIKAYADLNGFELVDVIKDEGVSGKTMDRPGMNRINAMIETGEIDAVIVYKLDRLSRKTIDILSTLDAWEKKNIAFHSITDKIDTKTAAGKFLLTILSALAQMERDLISERTIDALAHKKKAGEWCGRVPFGYRIEGNRLIEDETAMKAIKKAKRLRSTGKPYRDISKSTGLSLGYVHKAINTNLRTIKASYNKHLLCAAVH, from the coding sequence ATGATGCTCAAAAGAAGTTGGACGAAATTAGAGAAGTATTTATTTTTAAAAATTCTTCAGCACAGGAGGGCACGGCATAACAAAAACATGGGAATAAAAACAAAATCAGGAGGCGGGATCATGAAAGCAATCGGTTATATCAGGGTCAGCACCGAGGATCAGGCACGGGAGGGCATTTCTTTAGACAATCAGGAAAGTAAGATCAAGGCTTATGCAGACCTTAACGGCTTTGAACTTGTGGATGTGATAAAAGATGAGGGCGTTTCCGGTAAGACGATGGACAGACCGGGCATGAATCGAATTAACGCTATGATTGAGACCGGAGAAATTGACGCTGTAATCGTTTATAAACTGGACAGGCTGTCACGTAAGACCATTGATATATTGAGTACCCTGGACGCATGGGAAAAGAAAAACATAGCCTTTCATAGCATAACCGACAAAATAGACACAAAGACAGCAGCCGGGAAATTCCTTTTAACAATACTTTCCGCACTTGCACAAATGGAGAGGGATTTGATTTCAGAAAGGACGATTGATGCGCTGGCGCATAAAAAGAAAGCCGGTGAATGGTGCGGACGTGTACCCTTTGGATATAGGATAGAAGGTAATCGATTGATAGAAGATGAAACAGCTATGAAGGCCATAAAAAAAGCAAAACGCTTGCGCTCTACCGGTAAACCTTATAGAGATATTTCAAAGAGTACAGGGCTTTCTCTTGGGTATGTTCATAAGGCGATCAATACAAACCTTAGAACTATTAAGGCCAGCTATAACAAGCATTTACTTTGCGCGGCTGTTCATTAA
- the dnaB gene encoding replicative DNA helicase has translation MKEIVNKVPPNNAEAEEAVLGAVLFENKSLNNCLSIIGPDDFYSERNKIIFSALCELSNSGKPVDAIILSDFLRMRGKLDKIGGQLYIAELLDSTATSVHIAHYARIVKNKAVLRAIIAAADEMTINAYSENGEGPASVLDEAQRALMGITVDSKRNDVRDSKTLCQATFKAIEENHKNKNIISGLSTGFNDLNNWTSGFHNSELIIIAGRPGMGKTALGVNIIENVVLSGVPAVIFSLEMSGESLMTRIFSSKTGIDSRRLRCGVVFDKDWPRLVEAVNHIGAAPLFIDDSSTLTPMQLKAKARRLKIEKGIGLIVIDYLQLMTGTGKAESREREIAEISRSLKALAKELQIPVVALSQLNRAVENRTEKRPSLADLRESGAIEQDADVIAFLYRDEVYNKSKDNPERGFAEIIIAKQRNGPTGAFKMKFNAELTRFYNLVGESVQNSSKGFIK, from the coding sequence ATGAAAGAGATTGTAAACAAAGTACCTCCGAATAATGCAGAAGCTGAAGAGGCTGTCCTAGGTGCGGTACTTTTTGAGAACAAATCTTTAAACAATTGTCTTTCGATAATAGGCCCAGATGATTTCTATAGTGAACGAAACAAAATCATCTTTAGCGCATTGTGTGAATTATCTAATTCGGGAAAACCTGTAGACGCAATTATCTTGTCAGATTTTCTGAGAATGCGTGGCAAATTAGATAAGATTGGCGGCCAGCTCTATATCGCGGAACTATTAGACAGCACAGCAACAAGTGTGCACATTGCGCATTATGCCCGTATTGTCAAAAACAAGGCCGTTTTACGGGCTATTATCGCAGCAGCCGATGAGATGACTATTAATGCCTATTCGGAAAATGGTGAAGGACCGGCATCTGTTCTTGATGAAGCGCAACGGGCATTAATGGGAATTACCGTTGACAGTAAGCGCAATGATGTCCGGGATTCAAAGACGCTATGCCAAGCAACCTTTAAGGCAATCGAAGAAAACCACAAAAATAAAAACATCATATCCGGTTTATCCACCGGCTTTAATGATCTGAATAACTGGACATCTGGTTTTCATAACTCAGAGCTTATCATTATCGCCGGAAGGCCGGGCATGGGAAAAACAGCACTTGGCGTAAATATTATTGAGAATGTTGTTTTGTCCGGCGTCCCGGCAGTTATCTTTTCCCTTGAAATGTCCGGCGAATCACTTATGACGCGCATTTTTTCATCAAAGACGGGGATTGATTCAAGGAGGCTAAGGTGCGGCGTTGTCTTTGATAAAGACTGGCCGCGTCTTGTAGAGGCTGTCAACCATATAGGCGCGGCGCCCCTATTTATAGACGATTCGTCAACATTAACCCCGATGCAATTAAAAGCAAAAGCCCGCCGTTTGAAAATTGAAAAGGGCATTGGCCTGATCGTGATTGATTATTTGCAGTTGATGACAGGCACCGGCAAAGCCGAATCAAGAGAAAGAGAAATTGCCGAAATCAGCCGTTCATTAAAGGCACTGGCCAAAGAGTTACAGATTCCCGTTGTCGCCCTGTCACAGTTAAATAGAGCCGTTGAGAACCGCACAGAAAAGCGGCCCAGCCTTGCAGATTTAAGAGAATCCGGCGCGATCGAGCAAGATGCTGATGTTATAGCCTTTCTCTATCGTGATGAGGTTTATAACAAATCAAAAGACAATCCAGAACGTGGATTTGCTGAAATCATCATTGCCAAACAACGTAACGGACCCACAGGCGCCTTTAAAATGAAATTCAATGCAGAACTTACACGCTTTTATAATTTAGTAGGGGAATCGGTTCAAAACAGTTCAAAAGGGTTCATTAAATGA